The following are encoded together in the Geobacter sulfurreducens PCA genome:
- a CDS encoding LysM peptidoglycan-binding domain-containing protein — MNTCHFYRVQLLRASLLLMAISATASASATSFELDVKDLQTVAPAKRAPKRKAPAPAASAETKRDTVPAETKRGVSRYTVKPGDFIFKILMREYGLSNAAAEALIPEIQRINNLRSITRLSVGQTILIPLEGPRAAVRVQEFGERRETAEPAATVAVAPPTEPSPQVVESGPAPPSEQTAPPVTEAAAPVPPRPEPAPATRPAEAAPPISPAPVVVSAPSSFSRRLITLWQSLVPGQERVEPITLNGRVLPPEEFPLLLAADGGKILVDMKGTLLPRDKSTLAERHPDIRLVSRGASSERDFFTVLLRTAEFAHVEEDAVATIGSDPQLTVKADYRITRLPAVATRGPENVFLFLERNGSCLPAALISALADNGINSVEFCDVAPQPPSVPGYELRSVTGTTPCELAVQLLGVLAVKLDRNRIVSGSMGENAESRFSIRVDGYFENDGKKFILSCNDNDSYNYTLFRLLQLEGYGIIQLGDKDDFATVADKILTVLRYPHSFGRHDFTHDRYTVSALGFRVTRLGPVSGRMLIIDRPVDPAFAELLQWER, encoded by the coding sequence ATGAACACATGCCATTTCTACCGGGTCCAGTTGCTTCGTGCCTCTCTTCTGCTCATGGCCATTAGCGCCACGGCGTCAGCCTCCGCCACCTCTTTCGAACTCGACGTGAAGGACCTGCAGACCGTTGCCCCGGCCAAGCGCGCTCCCAAGCGCAAAGCCCCCGCTCCGGCCGCTTCTGCCGAAACCAAGCGCGATACCGTCCCTGCCGAAACGAAGAGGGGTGTTTCCCGTTATACCGTTAAGCCGGGTGACTTCATCTTCAAGATACTGATGCGGGAATACGGCCTTTCAAATGCGGCGGCTGAAGCGCTCATCCCTGAAATCCAGAGGATCAACAACCTGCGGAGCATCACTCGTCTTTCGGTTGGACAGACCATCCTCATTCCCCTTGAGGGGCCACGGGCTGCTGTACGCGTTCAGGAGTTCGGTGAACGCCGGGAGACGGCCGAACCCGCCGCAACCGTAGCAGTTGCCCCCCCTACGGAGCCATCGCCCCAGGTTGTTGAATCAGGCCCGGCTCCACCGTCTGAGCAGACAGCCCCCCCTGTTACTGAAGCCGCCGCTCCCGTGCCCCCCCGGCCCGAGCCGGCACCGGCAACGCGCCCCGCTGAAGCAGCACCACCGATCTCCCCGGCACCGGTCGTCGTTTCGGCGCCCTCCTCTTTCAGCCGGCGGCTCATCACCCTGTGGCAGAGCCTCGTCCCCGGCCAGGAAAGGGTGGAACCCATCACACTCAACGGCAGGGTGCTCCCGCCCGAGGAATTCCCCCTTCTTCTCGCCGCTGACGGTGGGAAGATACTGGTCGACATGAAAGGGACTCTGCTTCCCCGCGACAAAAGCACCTTGGCTGAAAGACATCCCGATATCCGGCTGGTCTCGCGCGGAGCCAGCAGTGAACGGGATTTTTTCACCGTCCTGCTGCGCACCGCGGAATTTGCCCACGTGGAAGAAGACGCCGTCGCCACAATAGGCTCCGATCCCCAGCTCACGGTCAAGGCCGACTACCGAATTACCAGGCTGCCGGCAGTTGCCACGCGTGGACCGGAAAATGTATTTCTCTTTCTTGAGCGTAACGGGTCCTGCCTCCCAGCAGCACTCATCTCGGCCCTTGCCGATAACGGGATCAACAGTGTGGAATTCTGCGATGTCGCTCCGCAGCCGCCGTCGGTACCGGGCTACGAGTTGAGGAGCGTAACCGGCACGACCCCGTGCGAATTGGCTGTCCAATTGCTTGGTGTCCTGGCCGTGAAGCTTGACCGCAACCGGATTGTATCGGGCTCCATGGGGGAGAATGCGGAGAGCCGGTTCAGCATCCGCGTGGATGGATATTTTGAAAACGACGGGAAGAAGTTCATCCTGAGCTGTAACGACAATGACTCCTACAACTACACGCTCTTTCGCCTGCTGCAGCTGGAAGGATACGGCATCATCCAACTGGGAGACAAAGACGACTTCGCCACCGTCGCGGACAAGATCCTCACGGTTCTGCGCTATCCCCACTCCTTCGGCCGCCATGATTTCACCCATGACCGTTATACCGTATCGGCGCTGGGGTTCAGGGTGACGCGGCTGGGGCCGGTTAGCGGCCGCATGCTGATCATCGATCGCCCCGTGGACCCGGCATTCGCAGAATTATTACAATGGGAACGCTAG
- a CDS encoding LysM peptidoglycan-binding domain-containing protein, producing the protein MKSALRVVSASLVLSMASLAAGGEYLLYTPGASEGSRPSGPDEGVLVKSITVQKGDTLYSLSRKYNGKGGYYPQILLFNEIKNPDLIYAGNKLMVPVAPAGPKAVFSQQPSAVPAAAAKRESAVRPAREKVAPVAAHREAKRESTVTTSVRTPEPAAATPPVPSRPAAEAHRPQTGKADDNEHSLYEKGVSAYKSGAYSQSVELFERFLARYPSSPLVPDATLYRADAFLKMAGQ; encoded by the coding sequence ATGAAGAGCGCACTCAGGGTTGTTTCCGCCTCCCTCGTCCTCTCCATGGCCTCCCTGGCGGCCGGCGGGGAATACCTTCTCTATACGCCCGGGGCTTCGGAAGGGAGCCGTCCTTCGGGCCCGGACGAGGGAGTGCTCGTCAAGAGCATTACCGTCCAGAAGGGGGATACCCTGTATTCCCTCTCCCGCAAGTACAACGGTAAGGGCGGGTACTACCCCCAGATACTTCTCTTCAACGAAATCAAGAACCCCGACCTTATCTACGCCGGCAATAAACTCATGGTGCCGGTGGCCCCGGCCGGTCCGAAAGCGGTGTTCAGCCAACAGCCCTCCGCTGTTCCGGCCGCCGCGGCAAAAAGAGAGTCAGCCGTTCGCCCCGCCCGGGAGAAGGTTGCGCCGGTCGCGGCCCACCGGGAGGCAAAGCGGGAGTCCACTGTGACCACATCCGTGCGGACGCCGGAACCAGCGGCCGCCACCCCCCCCGTGCCTTCGCGGCCTGCGGCGGAAGCGCACCGACCTCAAACGGGAAAGGCGGATGATAACGAGCACTCTCTCTACGAGAAAGGAGTGAGCGCATACAAGTCAGGAGCCTATTCGCAGTCCGTTGAGCTGTTCGAGCGCTTCCTGGCCCGTTATCCGTCCTCTCCACTGGTCCCCGATGCAACGCTCTATCGTGCGGATGCCTTCCTCAAGATGGCCGGTCAGTAA
- a CDS encoding DUF3793 family protein codes for MGQMISEMRHGVRRPVWHDLAERFDEPRECLASFLALEAAEVLAGEKPANLIGIANRTRACGRNLYVLWKQWGAMVLGESGLAVRELSDRGDSLLLLLYRPEALEALLRRPSASAVLARAGYGAATGLDEVLTELSTRIDGDRFPHEIGVFLGYPLKDVAAFMGLVRIPFACQGPWKIFGDPRESLRLAEVFRCCRARMAERLNRCTSALDCLADGSPRPVVGFDEIESHSYGGKAMCIAVIGGMDRLEKHYREEAVRSGVELRMFSQSENNIAVKLKRFDALVIFTNKVSHRVKNEAMAVAKQNGIPVFMHHSCGVCTLRDCLSCLTATVAHVGESDRPDLGRRKNHS; via the coding sequence ATGGGGCAGATGATTTCGGAAATGCGGCACGGTGTCCGGCGGCCGGTCTGGCACGATCTGGCGGAACGGTTCGATGAGCCCCGGGAGTGTCTTGCGTCGTTTCTCGCGCTGGAAGCGGCTGAGGTGCTTGCGGGCGAAAAGCCCGCCAACCTGATCGGTATCGCCAACCGTACCCGTGCATGCGGCCGCAACCTTTACGTCCTCTGGAAGCAGTGGGGGGCGATGGTGCTGGGCGAGAGCGGCCTTGCCGTCCGGGAGTTGTCCGACCGTGGGGATTCATTGTTGCTGCTTCTTTATCGCCCGGAAGCCCTTGAGGCGCTGCTGCGCCGCCCCAGTGCTTCAGCAGTGCTGGCGCGGGCGGGATACGGTGCTGCAACCGGGCTTGATGAAGTGCTGACGGAACTGTCGACTCGCATTGACGGTGACCGATTCCCTCATGAGATCGGGGTGTTTCTAGGCTATCCCCTTAAAGATGTGGCGGCATTCATGGGGTTGGTGAGGATTCCGTTCGCCTGCCAGGGGCCGTGGAAGATATTCGGCGATCCCAGGGAGAGTCTGCGCCTTGCCGAAGTCTTTCGCTGTTGCCGGGCTCGGATGGCGGAACGCTTGAACAGATGCACGTCGGCGCTCGATTGTCTGGCGGACGGGTCACCACGCCCAGTTGTCGGTTTTGATGAAATTGAAAGTCATAGTTATGGGGGTAAGGCCATGTGCATTGCGGTGATCGGCGGCATGGACCGCCTGGAGAAACACTATCGGGAAGAGGCGGTCCGTTCAGGGGTGGAGCTGCGAATGTTCTCCCAGTCGGAAAACAATATCGCCGTCAAATTGAAGCGCTTCGATGCCTTGGTCATCTTCACCAACAAGGTGTCCCACCGGGTGAAGAACGAGGCCATGGCCGTGGCGAAGCAGAATGGTATCCCAGTCTTCATGCACCATTCGTGTGGTGTCTGCACGCTTAGGGATTGCCTGAGTTGCCTTACCGCCACGGTCGCCCATGTCGGGGAATCGGATCGGCCGGACCTGGGTCGGCGGAAAAACCATTCCTGA
- a CDS encoding cytochrome C, with protein sequence MGLLVAATAWGGEVTYRKDIKPIFDVRCAGCHGADAAPEYHAFKAEKEKWLAKGQGMRMDTYSHLIFYTAWPDTGALMRRLDDGKNSKDAKPGNMYRHLGATEEERQRNLAVFKAWVGVWNLKKWPDITKEELNAITVTY encoded by the coding sequence ATGGGCCTTTTGGTTGCGGCTACCGCATGGGGTGGCGAGGTGACCTATCGCAAGGACATCAAGCCGATCTTCGATGTCAGGTGTGCAGGCTGCCATGGCGCGGATGCTGCCCCCGAATACCACGCCTTCAAGGCCGAGAAGGAAAAATGGCTTGCCAAGGGGCAGGGGATGCGGATGGACACATACAGCCACCTGATTTTTTATACGGCGTGGCCTGACACCGGCGCCCTCATGCGCAGGCTTGACGACGGCAAAAACAGCAAGGATGCCAAGCCGGGGAATATGTACCGGCATCTCGGTGCCACCGAGGAAGAACGACAAAGAAACCTCGCGGTTTTCAAGGCGTGGGTCGGGGTCTGGAATCTCAAAAAATGGCCCGACATTACCAAGGAAGAGCTTAACGCCATCACGGTCACGTACTGA